One window of Atribacter laminatus genomic DNA carries:
- a CDS encoding DUF433 domain-containing protein: protein MREDLLKRIETNPKVMLGKPVIRGTRLTVEIILEKLSSGMTPEEIQMEYPFIQADDIRAALLYASEFLSLTGEYTIN, encoded by the coding sequence ATGAGAGAAGACCTTCTTAAAAGAATAGAAACCAATCCTAAGGTGATGTTAGGAAAACCAGTCATTCGTGGAACCCGTTTGACGGTAGAAATCATCTTAGAAAAATTATCTTCTGGAATGACCCCTGAAGAAATACAAATGGAATACCCTTTTATTCAAGCAGATGATATTAGAGCAGCCCTGCTTTATGCCTCTGAATTTCTCTCCCTCACCGGAGAATACACAATTAATTAA
- a CDS encoding type II toxin-antitoxin system HicA family toxin, whose amino-acid sequence MKIPRNIIGSQLATLLEVYGYKVTRQIGSHIRLTTQKNGDHHITIPLHKAIHIGTLNNILKAISDHLEIDKETLVDELFSAR is encoded by the coding sequence ATGAAAATTCCCCGGAATATAATTGGTAGCCAACTGGCTACATTGTTAGAAGTTTATGGGTATAAGGTAACCCGTCAAATTGGAAGTCATATTCGACTCACTACTCAGAAAAATGGTGATCATCATATAACCATTCCACTGCACAAAGCTATTCATATTGGTACTTTAAACAATATACTAAAAGCTATTTCCGATCATTTGGAAATTGATAAGGAAACGCTTGTTGATGAACTGTTCTCAGCCAGGTAG
- a CDS encoding BREX system ATP-binding domain-containing protein produces MLIDEKDIELLKRGEPPINSDILKTITIGRELWLDFFKEYYLNNFIYQGGSKVKVVVGSEGTGKTQLLRCIEQEARDQGYATVFFSLRDFYFKLNDLTSLYIMIVSQIDLEELVRGLCRKTASMLGYDSNHYDGSERLLPIMVEDGMTKVTAEKEIRNTASQVFKDADFGSSFSAFAYTVVKERMIKGRDGTLTTALRWLSGEKLERQERQTTYLFEKLQKSNARYWLNSLIRLLKYAGWSGLLVLIDDVDIITRRSPETARYYYTPNAIKDVCEIIRQLIDDTELLESFVMILSGRYPMLEDEKRGFKSYEALWMRLQSGLVTVNRFNRFADIVNMDDFVKALDDQLETKLTSKMNELFTSAGYERKYLEVLPDTSTMSKLRAVVMENAMFMKKKEGY; encoded by the coding sequence ATGTTGATTGACGAAAAAGACATCGAGCTTTTAAAAAGAGGGGAACCTCCAATTAATTCTGATATCCTAAAAACTATTACCATTGGTCGTGAACTTTGGCTGGATTTTTTTAAAGAATACTATCTCAATAATTTTATTTACCAGGGTGGAAGCAAGGTCAAGGTTGTGGTTGGATCAGAAGGAACAGGTAAAACTCAATTATTACGCTGCATAGAACAAGAAGCACGTGATCAAGGTTACGCCACCGTATTTTTCTCACTCCGTGATTTTTATTTTAAATTAAATGACCTTACCTCATTGTACATAATGATAGTCTCACAAATTGATTTAGAAGAGCTGGTCCGAGGCCTTTGCCGGAAAACAGCCAGTATGCTTGGATATGATAGCAATCATTATGATGGATCGGAACGCCTCCTTCCTATAATGGTTGAAGATGGTATGACGAAGGTTACAGCGGAAAAAGAAATTCGCAATACTGCCAGTCAAGTTTTTAAAGATGCTGATTTCGGCAGTTCATTCTCAGCATTTGCCTATACAGTAGTTAAAGAACGTATGATAAAAGGCAGGGATGGAACCTTAACGACGGCTTTACGATGGTTGTCTGGTGAAAAATTAGAGCGACAGGAACGACAAACGACTTATTTATTTGAGAAACTGCAAAAATCGAATGCTCGTTATTGGCTCAATTCTTTGATTCGTCTATTGAAGTATGCAGGATGGAGTGGTTTGCTTGTTCTTATCGATGACGTAGATATCATAACCCGCCGTTCTCCAGAAACAGCTCGCTATTATTACACACCAAATGCCATTAAAGATGTCTGCGAGATAATACGACAACTTATTGATGACACAGAGTTATTAGAAAGTTTTGTAATGATATTATCTGGTCGATACCCTATGCTAGAAGATGAAAAAAGGGGATTTAAAAGTTATGAAGCCCTTTGGATGCGCTTACAATCAGGTTTAGTAACAGTTAACCGATTTAATCGTTTTGCTGATATTGTAAACATGGATGATTTCGTAAAAGCATTGGATGACCAATTAGAAACAAAATTAACTTCTAAAATGAATGAACTTTTTACCTCGGCAGGATATGAACGGAAATATCTTGAAGTACTCCCTGACACCTCGACCATGAGTAAGCTTCGGGCTGTTGTAATGGAAAATGCCATGTTTATGAAAAAAAAGGAGGGATATTAA
- a CDS encoding BREX system ATP-binding domain-containing protein, with amino-acid sequence MDHYNENRMEAIKVVEALRTGVPTRISTRTLPDLRKNLTETLRADLDLLTTGKIPRGRLIWGQYGQGKTHVLTTTEHLALDRQFAVSFVSLSREVSCHNLFHFYGRAASRLRTPDSSMFGLERALSKKHASDLQKTPILVPDRYIHPLPAIIIENYLHSAGEEQNLLYGDLMGTRIPLTELKRIHRQNCSEKFPTFETSFRMIDHAKAYFGCLADTIVFCGYRGWVILIDELELVGRLGSQSRLKAYQNLQWLLNWSNAHHYPIYVIAAAATSLQSEMWYGGKDDRTLMPKLAEEKFGKSAYNEMTEFFEFALSPQSLVVTPVSEESISELLERIVELHGKAYNWDAKLDVNALIGNLGETTLRTYIRATLESLDHQFLYHETIQTTPFNFKEKPLTEDDSFSSNSNNQENFTENNK; translated from the coding sequence ATGGACCATTATAATGAAAATCGTATGGAAGCCATAAAAGTAGTTGAAGCCCTCCGAACTGGAGTACCAACGCGAATTTCGACGAGAACCTTACCGGATCTTCGTAAAAACCTCACCGAAACCCTTCGTGCTGACCTCGATTTATTAACCACCGGAAAAATACCTCGTGGTAGATTAATATGGGGTCAATACGGTCAGGGCAAAACCCACGTTTTAACCACTACCGAACATTTGGCTCTTGATCGACAATTTGCAGTGAGCTTCGTCTCACTCAGTCGTGAGGTATCCTGCCATAATCTTTTTCATTTTTATGGCCGGGCTGCTTCTCGTTTAAGGACTCCTGATTCTTCGATGTTCGGACTGGAACGTGCTTTATCAAAAAAACATGCCAGCGATCTTCAAAAAACACCAATACTTGTACCCGACAGATATATACATCCTCTCCCTGCAATTATTATAGAAAATTATTTACATTCAGCTGGAGAAGAGCAGAACTTGCTTTATGGAGACTTAATGGGTACTCGTATTCCATTGACAGAATTGAAGCGAATCCATCGTCAGAACTGCTCTGAAAAATTTCCCACTTTTGAAACCAGCTTTCGAATGATTGACCACGCAAAAGCTTACTTTGGATGTTTAGCAGACACGATAGTCTTTTGTGGTTATCGCGGGTGGGTCATTCTTATCGATGAATTAGAACTTGTGGGACGCTTGGGTAGTCAATCCCGACTCAAAGCTTATCAAAATCTTCAATGGTTGCTTAATTGGTCGAATGCTCATCACTATCCAATTTACGTTATCGCTGCAGCAGCAACCAGCCTTCAGAGTGAAATGTGGTATGGAGGGAAGGATGATCGTACCCTTATGCCTAAATTAGCTGAAGAAAAGTTTGGAAAAAGCGCTTATAACGAAATGACGGAGTTTTTTGAATTTGCCCTGAGCCCTCAAAGTTTAGTTGTCACTCCAGTTTCAGAGGAATCCATTTCAGAACTCTTAGAACGAATCGTCGAATTACATGGAAAAGCCTACAACTGGGATGCAAAGCTTGATGTTAATGCTTTAATTGGTAATTTAGGTGAGACCACACTTCGTACTTATATTCGAGCCACTCTTGAGAGCTTAGATCATCAGTTCCTCTACCATGAAACTATCCAAACCACTCCGTTCAATTTTAAAGAAAAACCTCTAACTGAAGACGATTCTTTTTCTTCTAATTCAAATAACCAGGAAAACTTTACAGAAAATAATAAATGA
- a CDS encoding type II toxin-antitoxin system HicB family antitoxin, translating into MQQLKIIVEKHPDGYVAYPLGLRGVVVGQGETYEEALQDVKSAIRFHINTFGKEVFEIDPPILEAFVAETNFNQ; encoded by the coding sequence GTGCAGCAACTTAAAATTATTGTGGAAAAGCACCCCGATGGGTATGTGGCCTACCCTTTGGGACTTCGGGGAGTCGTGGTTGGACAGGGAGAGACCTACGAGGAAGCTCTTCAAGATGTGAAGTCTGCTATCCGATTTCACATTAACACCTTTGGAAAAGAAGTCTTCGAAATTGACCCACCAATATTAGAGGCATTTGTTGCTGAAACCAATTTTAACCAGTGA
- a CDS encoding type II toxin-antitoxin system prevent-host-death family antitoxin: protein MPKIIPIRDLKNTSVISQMCHESDEPIFITKNGYGDMVIMSMKMYEEKLFMSDVYRKLNAAEEQLTEGKILDGDESLKRIKEKYNV, encoded by the coding sequence ATGCCAAAAATCATTCCAATTCGCGATTTAAAAAATACAAGTGTGATTTCACAGATGTGTCATGAATCGGATGAGCCTATTTTTATAACTAAAAACGGATACGGGGATATGGTTATCATGAGCATGAAAATGTATGAAGAAAAGTTATTCATGTCTGATGTATACCGTAAGCTGAATGCTGCTGAAGAGCAATTGACGGAGGGGAAAATACTTGACGGGGATGAATCTCTGAAGAGAATTAAAGAAAAGTACAATGTATAA
- a CDS encoding type II toxin-antitoxin system RelE/ParE family toxin — protein MYKLVVTELAHQDLDSIISYIAIQLANPTAASDFLYEVDKCYSYLKSNPEMYSKCNYSRLEKEDYHKAVIKNYILVYKVDESNKTVIVLRFFYGAREYAKLL, from the coding sequence ATGTATAAGCTGGTTGTCACAGAACTTGCTCATCAGGATTTGGATAGTATTATATCGTACATTGCTATCCAATTGGCGAATCCAACGGCTGCGTCAGATTTTCTTTACGAAGTTGACAAATGTTACAGCTATCTGAAAAGCAATCCAGAAATGTATTCCAAATGTAATTATAGTCGTTTGGAAAAAGAAGACTACCACAAGGCTGTTATAAAAAACTATATCCTTGTCTATAAAGTAGATGAGAGCAATAAAACGGTAATTGTTTTAAGGTTCTTCTACGGCGCTAGGGAATATGCCAAATTGTTGTAA
- a CDS encoding nucleotidyltransferase domain-containing protein, with translation MRHLYLYGSYAKGTHSPESDIDVAVVADNFSGDPIEDTMLLMKLRRKIEHENLIWHHICHPEQCFPA, from the coding sequence GTGCGACATCTTTATCTATATGGCTCTTATGCAAAAGGGACTCATTCGCCTGAAAGCGATATCGACGTTGCCGTCGTTGCTGATAATTTTAGTGGAGACCCTATTGAAGATACCATGTTACTCATGAAATTGAGGCGGAAAATTGAACATGAGAATCTTATCTGGCACCACATATGTCATCCTGAGCAGTGCTTTCCTGCGTGA
- a CDS encoding helix-turn-helix domain-containing protein: MVEKTLKEFFNNLKNNKEIESKIEYYKALSRLVLEVEEERLFKNISQEELANRMGTKQEAISRFESLKHKPGYDFLARLSKALGGRLSITTNGDYAFVVPNKYRHIIDKCAMEKGILTDDLIEDLFTQKLEEMQYSTIKHEKKQINIYEKTTKKYIIMEDDKEEYTGNLQLLDKNLEYAA; encoded by the coding sequence GTGGTGGAAAAAACATTAAAGGAATTTTTTAATAATTTAAAAAATAATAAAGAAATTGAGTCCAAGATTGAATATTATAAGGCTTTATCTCGTTTGGTTTTAGAAGTAGAAGAAGAGAGGCTTTTTAAAAATATTTCTCAAGAAGAACTTGCGAATCGAATGGGAACCAAACAAGAAGCCATATCACGTTTTGAAAGCTTAAAACATAAACCAGGATATGATTTTCTTGCCAGATTATCCAAAGCGCTGGGTGGTCGTTTATCAATAACAACAAATGGAGATTATGCATTTGTGGTCCCCAATAAATATAGACACATTATTGATAAATGTGCTATGGAAAAAGGAATATTAACGGATGATCTGATTGAAGACCTATTTACTCAAAAACTCGAAGAAATGCAATACTCTACTATAAAACATGAAAAGAAACAAATAAATATTTACGAGAAGACAACGAAGAAATACATTATCATGGAAGATGATAAAGAGGAATATACTGGTAATTTACAATTATTAGATAAGAATCTGGAATACGCGGCATGA
- a CDS encoding thermonuclease family protein has product MNKIFIIITLITLLTLPTIAQTYEVSRVIDGDTIELSNGEQVRYIGIDTPEFHNGIPNPYAQESYEANRKLVEGKEVYLELDIKERNKYGRILTYVYVDGIFVNT; this is encoded by the coding sequence TTGAATAAGATTTTCATTATCATCACGTTGATCACCCTGCTCACTCTTCCAACTATTGCACAAACCTACGAGGTCTCGAGAGTCATTGACGGCGATACCATCGAATTATCAAACGGAGAACAGGTCCGCTATATTGGCATAGACACTCCAGAATTTCACAATGGGATACCAAACCCTTACGCTCAAGAATCTTATGAAGCAAACAGAAAATTAGTAGAAGGAAAAGAGGTGTATCTCGAGCTCGATATAAAAGAACGAAACAAATACGGCAGGATCCTCACTTACGTTTATGTTGATGGCATTTTCGTCAATACCTAG
- the istB gene encoding IS21-like element helper ATPase IstB, translating to MINSTTMNKLHDMRLSAMADAFKRQLSDEKYQELSFEERVGILVDVEWAKRRSNKLLHLIKKADFRYPQASIEDIEYHADRKLDKAQILRLSGCAYIQEKRNLIIMGASGNGKSYVACAFGMAACRNYYTVKYIRLPDLLDELAVARGEGVYQMVMKKYKKVGLLILDEWLLTPLKDTQAMDLLEIVEARHQNASTIFCTQFAPRGWHEKIGEDTLADAILDRIVHDSYTILIDGKVSMRERHGIKN from the coding sequence ATGATTAATTCTACGACCATGAACAAGCTGCATGACATGCGACTCTCCGCTATGGCGGATGCTTTCAAACGCCAACTGTCTGATGAGAAATATCAGGAGCTATCGTTTGAAGAACGGGTTGGTATTCTTGTTGATGTGGAATGGGCTAAACGCAGAAGCAATAAACTGCTCCATCTCATTAAAAAAGCAGATTTCCGCTATCCTCAGGCTAGCATTGAAGATATTGAATACCATGCCGACAGGAAACTAGATAAGGCACAAATCCTACGGCTATCTGGGTGCGCTTACATCCAGGAGAAACGCAACCTCATCATCATGGGTGCCTCTGGAAACGGGAAATCTTATGTTGCCTGTGCTTTTGGTATGGCGGCTTGTCGCAACTATTATACCGTTAAGTATATCCGACTACCGGATCTTCTGGATGAACTGGCAGTGGCTCGAGGTGAAGGTGTCTATCAGATGGTGATGAAGAAGTACAAAAAGGTTGGCTTACTCATTTTGGATGAATGGCTCTTAACTCCACTTAAAGACACCCAGGCAATGGATCTCCTTGAGATCGTTGAAGCAAGACATCAGAATGCTTCTACTATTTTTTGCACCCAATTTGCTCCACGTGGGTGGCATGAAAAGATCGGCGAAGATACACTAGCAGATGCCATTCTTGATCGTATTGTCCATGATTCCTATACCATCCTTATTGACGGCAAAGTGTCAATGAGGGAACGACATGGGATTAAAAATTGA
- the istA gene encoding IS21 family transposase, with protein sequence MIKYREILRLHSQGVSQRGIAASCQCSRTTIRNVVERAERHEISWPFDKNMSDADLQELLFPEKRSQSNRKIPDCEYVHKEMAKSGVTLSLLWHEYHEQCRFNGEIPLMYSQFCRYYHKYANTTKATMRIKRKPGEMLEVDWAGKTGFIVDNLTGELIPAYIFVASLSCSQYAYVEAFLSMDMESWVNAHVHAFKYFGGVARILVPDNLKTSVDKASRPDPKINRTYQEMAEHYGTAVIPARVRRPKDKPHAESTVGIISTWIIASLRNQQFFSLHELNSAIRLKLEEFNQKPFQKKPGSRKSAFLEEEKALLLPLPTSPYELATWSTASVQYDYHIIVDKNHYSVPYEYIRHQVEVRITSKTVEVFYHNHRIASHIRIRGQEGQIVTVPDHMPEKHKQYLAVNADHFRNWAASIGPHAVIVVNALLSASRVEKQGYRSCTSLMKLADKYSLSRFEEACQRALCYTPSPSFKIIQTILKTGQDRISVQSDRQKATKDNPNIYGFVRGAGYYGGKDND encoded by the coding sequence ATGATCAAGTATCGAGAAATTCTTCGGCTTCACAGCCAAGGTGTGAGTCAACGTGGCATTGCTGCCAGTTGCCAGTGCTCACGGACCACAATCCGTAATGTGGTTGAACGGGCAGAAAGGCATGAGATTTCATGGCCTTTCGATAAAAACATGTCGGATGCAGATCTTCAGGAACTCCTTTTTCCGGAAAAAAGGAGTCAGTCCAATCGAAAAATACCGGATTGCGAATATGTTCATAAAGAAATGGCCAAAAGTGGTGTCACCTTAAGTTTGTTGTGGCATGAGTACCATGAACAATGCCGCTTCAATGGTGAAATCCCACTCATGTACAGCCAATTCTGTCGGTATTATCATAAGTATGCCAATACCACCAAAGCCACTATGCGCATTAAGCGCAAACCCGGTGAAATGCTGGAAGTGGACTGGGCTGGAAAGACTGGTTTTATTGTTGATAATCTAACCGGTGAACTTATTCCAGCCTATATCTTCGTAGCGAGCCTATCTTGCAGCCAGTATGCCTATGTAGAAGCCTTCCTGTCAATGGATATGGAAAGCTGGGTCAATGCTCATGTTCATGCGTTCAAATACTTTGGTGGAGTGGCCAGAATCCTCGTGCCAGACAATTTAAAAACCAGTGTAGATAAAGCCTCTCGACCAGATCCCAAGATTAATAGAACCTATCAAGAAATGGCCGAGCATTACGGGACAGCAGTCATTCCAGCCCGAGTCAGGCGCCCCAAAGACAAGCCCCATGCCGAAAGTACGGTGGGTATTATTTCCACCTGGATCATTGCCTCTTTGCGAAACCAACAGTTCTTTTCATTACACGAACTGAATAGCGCCATCCGTCTTAAGCTGGAAGAATTCAACCAGAAACCTTTTCAAAAGAAGCCGGGAAGCAGGAAAAGCGCCTTCCTAGAAGAGGAAAAAGCACTGCTTTTGCCTTTGCCTACTTCCCCATACGAGCTTGCCACCTGGTCAACGGCGTCCGTACAGTACGATTATCACATAATTGTGGATAAAAATCACTACTCAGTGCCCTATGAGTACATCCGGCATCAAGTGGAGGTACGTATAACCAGCAAAACTGTTGAAGTTTTTTACCACAATCATCGCATTGCTTCCCATATTCGGATTCGCGGTCAGGAAGGCCAGATTGTCACGGTACCGGATCACATGCCAGAGAAACATAAACAGTACCTGGCTGTAAATGCTGATCATTTTAGGAATTGGGCTGCTTCCATTGGACCTCATGCCGTCATTGTGGTGAATGCTCTTTTGTCAGCATCAAGAGTTGAGAAACAAGGTTACCGTTCTTGTACATCGCTTATGAAACTCGCTGACAAGTATTCTTTATCCCGCTTTGAAGAAGCGTGCCAGCGGGCACTTTGTTACACGCCCAGTCCGAGTTTCAAAATCATCCAGACCATCCTCAAAACCGGTCAGGATAGAATATCAGTCCAATCAGATCGACAAAAAGCGACAAAAGACAATCCCAACATCTACGGATTTGTCCGGGGTGCCGGCTACTATGGAGGAAAAGACAATGATTAA
- a CDS encoding Ada metal-binding domain-containing protein, producing the protein MLLKEKNKVFFKTREEAIEAGYVPCKRCKL; encoded by the coding sequence ATATTACTCAAAGAGAAAAATAAGGTCTTTTTTAAGACAAGGGAAGAAGCGATTGAGGCTGGATATGTGCCGTGTAAAAGGTGTAAGCTATAA
- a CDS encoding sacsin N-terminal ATP-binding-like domain-containing protein: MFKGAREHINKIRLKKYWIDENGYLKKGRNPLSSDLMDSIKHLSDGLYSSNVHFIFELIQNAEDNTYPHNTKPSLSFHLVQKDPTETKGSDGALIIHNNELGFSPENIEAICAIGKSTKKKNQGYIGEKGIGFKSVFKVTSKPHIISNGYSICFPEEEEITGLGYIVPQWVEKLPDKLINNSHTTIILPLNKIEINYSDVEKMLHDIQPEIILFLTKIKEIRIQTNKVSMMRIWKDDSLLPLVKIYVEKKRLVNSYLDSFEFLFFSKSFNRPPEIIQEKRENIREREVSIAFPINNNQRGIGKIFAYLPVRSDSGLPFLINGDFILPSSREDIRDVPWNRWLMTCASELVKTSLPELKERNLLKVNFLEALISRLNNISEDKDSIFYPIFVAVRDVLLNTELLPTDDKTFVSARNAKLARGEWLRKLLREEQLKQLFKTNAPLKWISSDVTESSILWKFFRNELKIDVIYPDTFARKVDIHFFEKQSDKWFIEFYRQLIEQRNLWKKRFTNSIWNGDVPLREKPIIRTQNGQHVKPFSDDGLPNVYLPIEINGDISLPVVKTKIADDKSARIFLKELGIPELDIVEEVIKYVIPKYSSTSKPPSLKDHLSDIDKIQHAYKTDSQDKKNRLYKALEKSAFILAEINGSNEITYRKPSEVYFFNEKLKIYFEGNISVGFVSSNYSDSLFNLFRDLGVRNKVKVIKKNSDPRGFVIIRDYYADHKRGLNGFDPDIQIEGLEHALKSPSLEKSAYIWNTIAIPNSDCIRGIVEKSTNQNYLNSEKKEVISEFGRLLMENSWLPDVNGVFKKPSQLYIDELPELFKSDKKLENLLGFKKNMVAELAEKVGIHAEDINFIKLHPEEFIQWKKSVSMRNEKPVFPTDAAHNLERRKEQIFKQIKNASIKEYEKTERSVRTSRGSIDPNIWLRNKYTNKNDEMICQICKNVMPFKKRDGEYYFEAVEALSRDFFKKEHEAQFLALCPLCAAMYKEFVKNDENTMNDLYYSIKNNDKPEIELRLGNLKTSIKFVEVHFSDLKVILG, translated from the coding sequence TTGTTTAAAGGTGCACGTGAACATATCAATAAGATAAGATTAAAAAAGTATTGGATTGATGAAAATGGTTATCTTAAAAAAGGACGCAATCCTTTATCTTCAGATCTCATGGATTCTATAAAACATCTTTCCGATGGCCTTTATTCAAGTAACGTTCACTTTATATTTGAATTAATTCAAAACGCTGAGGACAATACTTATCCTCATAACACAAAACCAAGTCTGTCATTTCATTTAGTGCAAAAGGATCCTACCGAAACCAAAGGATCTGATGGAGCATTGATTATTCATAATAATGAGTTAGGTTTTTCTCCAGAAAACATTGAAGCAATCTGTGCAATAGGAAAATCTACCAAGAAAAAAAATCAGGGATATATCGGAGAAAAAGGAATAGGCTTCAAGTCCGTTTTTAAAGTAACATCAAAACCTCATATAATTTCTAATGGTTATAGTATTTGCTTCCCTGAAGAAGAAGAAATAACAGGACTTGGATATATTGTACCCCAATGGGTTGAAAAACTTCCGGATAAACTAATTAATAACTCTCATACTACTATTATATTGCCTCTCAATAAAATTGAAATTAATTATTCAGACGTTGAAAAAATGCTTCATGATATTCAACCAGAAATAATTCTTTTTTTGACAAAGATCAAAGAAATTAGAATCCAAACTAATAAAGTAAGTATGATGAGGATATGGAAAGACGATTCGCTTTTACCTTTAGTCAAAATTTATGTTGAGAAAAAGAGGTTAGTCAATTCATATTTAGACTCTTTTGAATTTCTATTTTTTTCTAAATCCTTTAATAGACCACCTGAAATTATTCAAGAAAAACGAGAAAATATCAGAGAACGAGAAGTATCAATCGCATTTCCAATAAATAATAATCAAAGGGGCATAGGGAAAATTTTTGCCTATTTGCCTGTTCGTTCTGATTCGGGTTTGCCTTTTCTGATCAATGGTGACTTTATTTTGCCAAGTTCACGAGAAGATATTAGGGATGTGCCGTGGAATCGTTGGTTGATGACATGCGCATCAGAACTAGTTAAGACCTCATTGCCAGAATTAAAGGAAAGAAATCTTTTAAAAGTTAATTTTCTAGAAGCACTCATTAGTAGATTAAATAACATTTCTGAAGATAAAGATAGTATATTTTATCCAATTTTCGTTGCGGTTCGTGATGTACTACTGAATACTGAATTACTTCCAACTGATGATAAGACATTCGTGTCTGCTAGAAATGCTAAATTAGCTAGAGGAGAATGGTTACGAAAATTGTTAAGAGAAGAACAGCTTAAACAGTTATTTAAAACTAATGCACCTCTGAAATGGATTTCTAGTGATGTAACCGAAAGTTCTATTTTATGGAAATTTTTTCGAAATGAATTAAAAATAGATGTGATTTATCCTGACACATTTGCACGTAAGGTGGATATTCACTTTTTTGAAAAACAATCAGATAAATGGTTCATTGAGTTCTACAGGCAACTTATAGAACAAAGAAATTTGTGGAAAAAGAGATTTACTAATTCCATTTGGAACGGAGATGTACCTCTTCGCGAAAAACCAATTATACGTACCCAAAATGGACAGCATGTAAAACCTTTTAGTGATGATGGCTTACCAAATGTCTATTTACCTATTGAAATAAATGGAGATATTTCTTTACCAGTTGTAAAAACTAAAATCGCTGACGATAAATCTGCACGGATTTTTTTAAAAGAATTGGGTATTCCAGAGCTGGATATTGTAGAGGAGGTCATTAAATATGTAATTCCTAAATACTCATCTACATCAAAACCTCCCTCTTTAAAAGATCATCTTTCTGATATCGATAAAATCCAACATGCATATAAAACGGATTCCCAAGATAAAAAAAATAGATTATATAAGGCTCTTGAAAAATCGGCTTTTATTTTAGCTGAAATTAATGGCTCAAATGAGATAACATATCGTAAACCATCAGAGGTCTATTTTTTTAATGAGAAATTAAAAATATATTTTGAAGGTAATATATCAGTTGGATTTGTTTCTTCGAATTATAGTGATTCCTTATTTAATTTATTTAGAGACCTTGGTGTTAGAAATAAAGTTAAAGTTATCAAAAAAAATTCTGATCCAAGAGGGTTTGTAATAATTAGAGATTATTATGCTGACCATAAACGCGGTTTAAACGGATTTGATCCCGATATTCAAATAGAAGGTTTAGAACATGCTTTGAAATCACCCTCTTTAGAAAAAAGCGCATATATTTGGAACACTATTGCTATTCCTAATTCTGATTGCATTAGAGGTATTGTAGAAAAATCAACCAATCAAAACTATCTGAACAGTGAAAAAAAAGAGGTAATATCCGAATTTGGACGATTATTGATGGAAAATTCTTGGTTACCAGACGTTAATGGAGTTTTTAAAAAACCAAGTCAATTATACATTGACGAACTTCCTGAACTTTTTAAAAGTGATAAAAAGCTCGAAAATCTATTAGGATTTAAAAAAAACATGGTTGCTGAGCTTGCAGAAAAAGTAGGCATTCATGCTGAGGATATTAATTTTATAAAACTGCACCCAGAAGAATTCATACAATGGAAAAAAAGTGTATCGATGAGAAACGAAAAGCCAGTCTTTCCAACAGATGCGGCTCATAATTTGGAGCGTCGAAAAGAACAAATATTTAAACAAATTAAAAATGCTTCTATTAAAGAATACGAAAAAACTGAAAGAAGCGTTAGGACATCCAGGGGTTCGATAGATCCAAATATTTGGCTAAGAAACAAATATACCAACAAAAATGATGAAATGATTTGCCAGATCTGTAAAAATGTAATGCCTTTCAAAAAGCGTGATGGTGAGTATTATTTCGAGGCAGTAGAAGCTTTATCAAGAGATTTTTTTAAAAAAGAGCATGAAGCACAGTTCTTAGCTCTTTGCCCATTATGTGCAGCAATGTATAAAGAATTTGTAAAGAACGATGAAAACACAATGAATGATCTATATTACTCTATTAAGAATAATGATAAACCTGAAATTGAATTAAGATTAGGAAATTTAAAAACTAGTATCAAATTTGTTGAAGTCCATTTCAGTGACTTAAAGGTAATTCTTGGATAA